From Acinetobacter suaedae, one genomic window encodes:
- a CDS encoding DMT family protein produces the protein MNLSPTLLALCLLVISNCFMTLAWYGHLKYLHDAPIWQAILLSWCIALLEYSFMIPATKLLSQHGWGLGQMKITQEVVTLLVFVPFLLFMFKQPFKLDYVWAMLCLLGCVYFVFRNHS, from the coding sequence ATGAACTTGAGCCCTACTCTTTTAGCGCTGTGTTTATTGGTGATTTCCAATTGTTTTATGACTTTGGCATGGTACGGTCATTTAAAATATTTACATGATGCGCCGATTTGGCAAGCGATTTTACTGAGTTGGTGTATTGCCCTACTCGAATACAGTTTTATGATTCCAGCGACCAAACTATTGAGTCAACATGGCTGGGGTCTGGGGCAAATGAAAATTACTCAGGAAGTGGTGACCTTGCTGGTGTTTGTCCCATTTTTACTATTTATGTTTAAACAGCCTTTTAAGTTAGATTATGTTTGGGCAATGCTCTGTTTATTGGGCTGCGTCTATTTTGTTTTCCGCAATCACAGCTAA
- the mpl gene encoding UDP-N-acetylmuramate:L-alanyl-gamma-D-glutamyl-meso-diaminopimelate ligase — MHLHILGICGTFMGSLALLARDLGHKVTGSDANVYPPMSTQLENAGIELMQGYDRSHLQPHPDLVIVGNAMKRGIDAIEYMLNEGLPYISGPQFLADHVLQGKHVLGVAGTHGKTTTTTMLAWVLDQAGLNPGFLIGGVPLGFSESARLGGGKYFCVEADEYDSAFFDKRSKFVHYHPKTAILNNLEFDHADIFDDLAAIQKQFHHLVRTIPSEGRIIAPITETNIDEVLEQGCWTPVVRTSLEPNDQAALSAELTSADGSHFKVLENGKVIGEVKWSMTGQHSVANALATIAAAQHVGVSIEQACEALSNFGGVKRRMELLGTVRGIEVYDDFAHHPTAIETTLDGARKRLGERKLWAIIEPRSNTMRMGSHKDGLAHSARLADEVIWYQPEGLDWDLQPVIAASSNKAEVSRSLDEIIARVVNEAGEGDAVVIMSNGGFGGLHQKLIKALS, encoded by the coding sequence ATGCATCTGCATATTTTGGGTATTTGTGGCACATTTATGGGGTCTTTGGCTCTATTAGCACGAGATTTAGGGCATAAAGTCACAGGTTCAGATGCCAATGTTTATCCACCGATGTCGACTCAACTCGAAAATGCGGGCATCGAGCTCATGCAAGGCTATGACCGTAGCCATTTACAACCACATCCTGATCTTGTCATCGTTGGCAACGCCATGAAACGTGGCATTGATGCGATTGAATATATGCTGAATGAAGGTCTTCCTTATATTTCTGGTCCACAATTCTTAGCTGATCATGTATTACAAGGCAAACATGTATTAGGTGTTGCAGGTACACATGGTAAAACCACTACTACGACTATGCTGGCTTGGGTACTCGATCAGGCAGGTTTAAACCCTGGCTTCTTGATCGGCGGCGTACCACTTGGTTTTAGCGAAAGCGCTCGCTTAGGTGGCGGGAAATACTTCTGTGTGGAAGCTGATGAATATGATTCAGCCTTTTTCGACAAACGTTCTAAGTTCGTTCACTACCATCCAAAGACCGCGATTTTAAATAATCTTGAATTTGACCATGCCGACATTTTTGATGACCTTGCTGCGATTCAAAAACAGTTCCATCATTTAGTGCGTACCATTCCAAGTGAAGGTCGTATTATTGCACCGATTACTGAGACCAATATTGATGAAGTCTTAGAACAAGGCTGCTGGACACCTGTGGTTCGTACCAGTCTAGAGCCAAATGACCAAGCCGCTTTATCTGCTGAACTGACCAGTGCCGATGGCAGCCATTTTAAAGTTCTTGAAAATGGCAAAGTGATCGGGGAAGTGAAATGGAGCATGACTGGACAGCATAGCGTTGCCAATGCTTTGGCAACCATTGCTGCTGCACAACATGTCGGTGTCAGCATTGAACAAGCCTGTGAAGCATTATCTAACTTCGGTGGTGTGAAACGCCGTATGGAGCTTTTAGGTACAGTACGTGGCATCGAAGTCTATGATGACTTCGCCCATCATCCAACGGCGATTGAAACGACTTTGGACGGTGCACGTAAACGTTTAGGCGAACGTAAATTATGGGCAATCATTGAACCACGCTCAAATACCATGCGTATGGGCAGCCATAAAGATGGTTTGGCACATTCAGCACGTTTAGCGGATGAAGTAATTTGGTATCAACCAGAAGGTTTGGATTGGGATTTACAACCTGTAATTGCGGCTTCATCAAACAAGGCAGAAGTCAGCCGTTCATTGGATGAGATCATTGCCCGTGTGGTGAATGAGGCAGGTGAGGGCGATGCTGTGGTGATCATGTCCAATGGTGGTTTTGGTGGTTTACACCAAAAATTGATTAAGGCTTTGTCGTAA
- a CDS encoding SDR family oxidoreductase, producing MAKTILITGASSGLGAGMAREFAAKGYNLALCARRLDRLESLQQELQSQFAIQVKIKTLDVTHYDDVFTVFKAFQQEFGSIDRIIVNAGVGEGRRIGKGHFEINRATAETNFISALAQCEAAVEIFRAQNQGHLVVISSMSAMRGLPKHLSTYAASKAAVAHLAEGIRAELLDTPIKVSTIFPGYIRTELNEGVKKLPFEVDEKTGSQALVKAIEKEPVKAYVPQWPWLPMGIAMKILPLKLVNKLS from the coding sequence ATGGCAAAGACGATTTTAATTACAGGTGCAAGTTCAGGGTTAGGTGCAGGGATGGCACGTGAATTTGCGGCGAAAGGCTACAATTTGGCATTGTGCGCACGCCGTTTAGATCGTTTGGAATCCTTACAGCAAGAATTGCAAAGCCAGTTTGCAATTCAGGTCAAAATCAAAACCCTTGATGTGACTCATTACGATGATGTCTTTACGGTTTTTAAAGCTTTTCAGCAAGAGTTTGGCAGTATTGATCGAATTATTGTCAATGCAGGTGTGGGCGAAGGTCGCCGTATTGGAAAAGGGCATTTTGAGATCAACCGTGCCACGGCAGAAACCAATTTCATTTCAGCATTAGCGCAATGTGAAGCAGCGGTAGAAATTTTTAGGGCGCAAAATCAAGGGCATTTAGTGGTGATTTCTTCGATGAGTGCAATGCGTGGTTTACCGAAGCATTTATCGACCTATGCTGCTAGTAAAGCAGCTGTGGCGCATTTGGCTGAGGGGATTCGAGCGGAGTTGTTGGATACTCCGATTAAGGTCTCGACGATTTTCCCAGGTTATATTCGCACTGAATTGAATGAGGGTGTGAAGAAGTTGCCATTTGAAGTGGATGAGAAAACGGGTAGTCAGGCGTTGGTGAAAGCGATTGAGAAAGAGCCTGTGAAGGCATATGTACCGCAGTGGCCGTGGTTGCCAATGGGGATTGCAATGAAGATTTTGCCTTTAAAATTGGTGAATAAACTGAGTTAA
- a CDS encoding histidine phosphatase family protein, whose translation MSTIYLVRHGQASFGAESYDQLSAKGEQQAQVVGDFFKHTLKKQPLVFAGSMQRHQQTAQLALAQNFQDTLIQTEPAWNEFDHQHIFAQYDPRFKQPELLKQDIAQVANPRAYLASIFDGAIDRWIGEQYDHEYHETWLGFQSRVESALQTLCQHIDVTQQRQTVVFSSGGVISVAVGKILGLDAKQIFALNWSIANASITTLRWTDGRLQLLSFNEHHYLKACDAELLTWI comes from the coding sequence ATGAGCACGATTTATTTGGTGCGACATGGGCAGGCTTCATTTGGTGCTGAAAGCTATGACCAGCTTTCAGCTAAAGGAGAACAACAGGCACAGGTGGTGGGTGATTTTTTTAAACATACCTTAAAAAAACAGCCTTTAGTGTTTGCTGGTTCAATGCAGCGCCATCAACAAACAGCACAATTGGCTTTAGCGCAAAATTTTCAAGATACCTTGATTCAAACGGAGCCTGCTTGGAATGAGTTTGATCATCAGCATATCTTTGCACAATATGATCCCCGATTTAAACAACCTGAATTATTGAAGCAGGATATTGCTCAAGTGGCGAATCCACGTGCCTATCTTGCCAGTATCTTTGATGGTGCGATAGATCGCTGGATTGGAGAGCAGTATGACCACGAATATCATGAAACATGGTTAGGCTTTCAATCACGGGTCGAAAGTGCTTTACAGACGTTATGTCAGCACATTGATGTCACACAACAACGTCAGACGGTGGTGTTTAGTTCAGGTGGTGTGATTTCTGTGGCTGTTGGCAAGATATTAGGCTTAGATGCCAAACAGATTTTTGCCCTGAATTGGTCAATCGCCAATGCAAGTATCACCACGCTACGTTGGACTGATGGACGTTTACAGTTACTGAGTTTTAATGAGCATCATTATTTAAAAGCATGTGATGCAGAACTATTAACATGGATTTAA
- a CDS encoding phosphotransferase family protein, whose translation MTVIDVGGQVRHGEELDISAVETWLKKQGVALDGQAQVTQYSGGASNWTYRIQYENADLILRRPPKGTKAKSAHDMAREYNVQKHLAPFYPVLPEMIALCQDESVIGCDFYVMQRIEGIIPRANLPKELQLDEQQVRQLCLNVLDKLIELHQVPYQGTELEKLGKGEGYCRRQVEGWDGRYSKALTPNVPDFSFVREWLKQHIPTDAKICVIHNDWRFDNVILDPQQPTKVIGVLDWEMATLGDPLMDLGSALAYWIQEDDDALLKSSRRQPTNLKGMLTRQQVVDYYLEKTDLKPDNWAFYEVFGLFRLAVIAQQIYYRYYHQQTDNPAFKDFWIMVHALHIRALKLIAQNNAEAEQLIPEYVAKLQDILKR comes from the coding sequence ATGACAGTAATAGATGTGGGTGGTCAGGTTCGTCATGGCGAAGAACTCGATATTTCCGCTGTTGAAACATGGTTAAAAAAACAAGGTGTTGCGCTCGATGGTCAAGCACAAGTGACCCAATATTCAGGGGGAGCATCGAATTGGACTTATCGTATTCAATATGAAAATGCCGATTTGATTTTGCGTCGGCCACCTAAAGGAACCAAAGCCAAATCAGCGCATGATATGGCGCGTGAATACAATGTGCAGAAGCATCTTGCACCGTTCTACCCTGTCCTACCTGAAATGATTGCATTGTGTCAGGATGAAAGTGTAATTGGCTGTGATTTCTATGTGATGCAGCGGATTGAGGGCATCATTCCCCGTGCTAATTTACCCAAAGAATTACAACTCGATGAGCAACAAGTTCGGCAACTTTGTTTAAATGTACTCGATAAGTTGATTGAATTACATCAAGTGCCTTATCAAGGCACAGAACTTGAAAAGTTAGGCAAAGGTGAAGGCTATTGTCGTCGTCAAGTGGAAGGTTGGGATGGCCGTTATAGCAAGGCGCTTACACCGAATGTACCTGATTTTAGCTTTGTGCGGGAATGGCTAAAGCAACATATTCCAACGGATGCTAAGATCTGCGTAATTCACAATGATTGGCGTTTTGATAATGTCATTTTAGATCCACAACAGCCAACAAAAGTAATCGGTGTGTTGGACTGGGAAATGGCGACATTGGGTGATCCGCTTATGGATTTAGGCAGTGCCCTGGCCTATTGGATTCAAGAGGATGACGATGCCTTGTTGAAATCTAGTCGCCGTCAACCAACCAATTTAAAAGGCATGCTGACACGTCAACAAGTCGTGGACTACTATTTAGAAAAAACGGATTTGAAACCGGATAATTGGGCATTTTATGAAGTATTTGGTTTGTTCCGTTTAGCTGTGATTGCTCAGCAGATTTATTATCGTTATTACCATCAACAAACGGATAATCCAGCTTTTAAGGATTTCTGGATCATGGTTCATGCCTTACATATTCGGGCACTCAAATTAATTGCACAAAACAATGCTGAAGCTGAGCAGTTAATTCCTGAATATGTGGCGAAATTACAGGATATTTTGAAGCGATGA
- a CDS encoding acyl-CoA dehydrogenase family protein, whose translation MFALSERAQDFIARTQTFIQQEIEPIEKAFWDEVHHLNVDGDWTKWQWPAQLEQLKSKAKAAGLWNMFLPDAELGAGLSVQEYAHIAELTGRSLLAPTVFNCNAPDTGNMEVLWRYGSELQKQQWLQPLLNGEIRSVFCMTEPAVASSDATNMQATAVIDGDEIVLNGRKWWSSGLGDPNAKVIIFMAYTPDSSKDRHHQHSMVLVPIDTQGVTIERMLPVFGDYDAPHGHGQVSFDNVRVPVSNFIGGAGQGFEIAQGRLGPGRIHHCMRCIGAAEKALELMIDRGMSRKAFGKEILKLGGNLERVAEARVQIDQARLLTLYAAYKMDTLGNMAALTEISAIKVVAPTVLQNVVDMAIQIHGGEGVSRDTPLTAFFNQARSLRLADGPDEVHKGMIAKLELKKRGYGRG comes from the coding sequence ATGTTTGCATTATCTGAACGCGCGCAGGATTTTATTGCAAGAACGCAAACCTTTATTCAACAAGAAATAGAACCGATTGAAAAAGCCTTTTGGGATGAGGTCCATCATCTCAATGTCGATGGCGACTGGACCAAATGGCAATGGCCAGCCCAACTCGAACAATTAAAAAGCAAGGCCAAAGCAGCAGGCTTATGGAATATGTTCTTGCCAGATGCGGAACTCGGTGCAGGTTTATCGGTTCAAGAATATGCGCATATTGCTGAATTGACAGGACGTAGCCTCCTTGCACCAACGGTATTTAACTGTAATGCGCCTGATACTGGCAATATGGAAGTGTTATGGCGCTATGGTAGTGAGCTACAAAAGCAACAATGGCTGCAACCACTACTGAATGGTGAGATTCGCTCTGTATTCTGCATGACTGAACCTGCGGTTGCGTCGAGCGATGCGACCAATATGCAAGCTACGGCGGTGATTGATGGCGATGAAATTGTTCTGAATGGTCGTAAATGGTGGTCATCAGGTTTGGGTGATCCGAATGCTAAAGTGATCATTTTTATGGCCTACACCCCTGATTCAAGCAAAGACCGTCACCATCAGCATTCGATGGTTCTGGTGCCGATTGATACCCAAGGTGTGACTATTGAACGGATGTTGCCTGTCTTCGGCGATTATGATGCGCCGCATGGTCATGGGCAGGTCAGTTTTGACAATGTGCGTGTACCTGTTAGTAATTTTATTGGTGGCGCAGGGCAAGGTTTTGAAATTGCCCAAGGACGTTTAGGGCCTGGGCGGATTCACCATTGTATGCGTTGTATTGGCGCAGCGGAAAAAGCCCTAGAGTTGATGATCGATCGTGGCATGTCCCGCAAAGCCTTTGGCAAAGAAATTCTTAAATTGGGCGGGAACTTAGAGCGGGTTGCAGAAGCACGTGTGCAAATCGACCAAGCCCGTTTATTAACGCTATATGCCGCTTATAAGATGGATACTTTGGGCAATATGGCAGCCCTCACTGAAATCTCAGCGATCAAAGTGGTTGCCCCGACTGTATTGCAAAACGTCGTTGATATGGCGATCCAAATTCATGGTGGTGAAGGAGTATCTCGTGATACGCCATTGACTGCATTTTTTAATCAGGCACGAAGTTTACGTTTAGCCGATGGACCTGATGAAGTGCATAAGGGCATGATTGCTAAATTAGAACTGAAAAAACGTGGTTATGGTCGCGGATAA
- a CDS encoding LysR family transcriptional regulator, whose protein sequence is MNKIHNQNPLEVGQFHRIDINLYPLFIAIFEQKSISKAAQLLCISQSAVSHALQRLRAQLNDELFVRSGQKMLPTPYAEQIYHPIQEALLTIQQIAVPQQEFVPSMLQSIKIAIHDEIEPIIFPRLVHHFAQLNLNIQFLSSKLDRKKMLADLSAQQIDFVIDLVQPHQAHLQFEQLIQDHFVVCTQQSKMDLATYLSSPHIGVSSRRTGVLLEDIYLNRQQLSRQVFLRCQHYATALQVLAQYPNAILTIPQSILNHLHYAETLQIHALPIELPKITMGMYWHDHVKQNPRHQFLRHEILNIFNAKP, encoded by the coding sequence ATGAATAAGATTCATAACCAAAACCCTCTCGAAGTCGGGCAATTCCACCGTATAGATATTAATTTATACCCACTTTTTATTGCGATCTTTGAACAAAAAAGCATTTCTAAAGCTGCTCAATTACTCTGTATTAGCCAATCTGCCGTCAGCCATGCCTTACAACGATTACGTGCACAGTTGAATGACGAACTATTTGTACGAAGTGGGCAAAAGATGCTTCCTACACCTTATGCTGAGCAAATTTATCACCCAATCCAAGAGGCGTTATTGACGATTCAACAGATTGCTGTACCGCAACAAGAGTTTGTTCCTAGCATGTTGCAAAGTATTAAGATTGCGATTCACGATGAAATTGAACCGATTATTTTTCCTCGATTGGTACATCACTTTGCACAATTAAATCTCAATATTCAGTTTTTAAGTTCCAAATTGGACCGAAAAAAAATGCTGGCAGACTTATCTGCCCAACAGATCGATTTTGTAATTGATCTGGTACAACCCCATCAAGCACATCTACAGTTTGAACAGCTCATTCAAGATCATTTTGTGGTGTGTACCCAACAAAGTAAAATGGATCTAGCAACCTACTTATCCTCTCCACATATTGGGGTATCTTCTCGTCGCACTGGGGTTTTATTGGAAGATATTTATTTGAATCGCCAACAATTATCTCGACAAGTTTTTCTGCGTTGCCAGCATTACGCAACAGCACTACAAGTCTTGGCACAATACCCCAATGCGATATTAACCATTCCACAAAGTATTCTGAATCATCTGCATTATGCGGAAACATTACAGATTCATGCCTTACCCATCGAATTACCAAAAATCACGATGGGGATGTATTGGCATGACCACGTCAAACAAAACCCTCGCCATCAATTTTTACGACATGAAATTCTAAACATTTTTAATGCGAAACCATAA
- a CDS encoding TerC family protein, with protein METIGNLWLYLAFFGIVSVMLIIDFLGFKQKQNQNVPFKQAAYWSIAWVTVAILFGGALWLYLQQTVGVNIANQKTMEYFAGYLLEKSLAIDNVFVWLMIFAAFTIPPALQRKILLYGVLGAIVLRTIFIFIGAWFVQEFSWILYIFGAFLVYTGFKFLKGQEEEGDIEDNALLKWLRKHLRITPQLEGNKFFVRRNGLLWATPLFLVLVLVEASDVIFAVDSIPAIFAVTTDPFIVLTANLMAILGLRAMFFLLAGAATKMHYLPYGLGIILLFIGTKMLLLDVFHMPIWISLSFIILVLSITAYLSLRHNKHQAE; from the coding sequence ATGGAAACTATCGGCAATTTATGGCTATACCTTGCCTTTTTTGGCATTGTGTCGGTGATGTTAATCATCGACTTTTTAGGTTTTAAACAGAAACAAAACCAAAATGTTCCTTTTAAACAAGCTGCTTATTGGAGTATTGCTTGGGTCACTGTCGCCATACTGTTTGGTGGTGCATTGTGGCTGTATCTCCAGCAAACAGTTGGAGTGAACATTGCCAATCAAAAAACCATGGAATACTTCGCAGGCTATTTACTTGAGAAATCCTTAGCAATCGATAATGTCTTCGTTTGGCTCATGATCTTCGCTGCTTTCACGATTCCACCTGCTTTACAACGCAAAATCTTGCTCTATGGAGTTCTCGGCGCAATTGTACTTAGAACCATCTTTATCTTTATTGGCGCTTGGTTCGTTCAAGAGTTTTCATGGATTCTTTATATCTTTGGTGCTTTCCTCGTCTATACCGGCTTTAAATTTCTAAAAGGGCAGGAGGAAGAGGGTGATATCGAAGACAATGCTTTACTCAAATGGTTACGTAAACACCTTCGCATCACACCTCAACTAGAAGGCAATAAATTCTTCGTCCGCCGAAATGGACTTTTGTGGGCGACGCCGTTATTTTTAGTATTAGTACTGGTCGAAGCTTCTGATGTCATTTTTGCTGTGGACTCGATTCCTGCAATTTTTGCTGTAACGACTGACCCATTCATCGTTTTAACTGCAAACTTAATGGCAATTTTAGGCTTGCGTGCAATGTTCTTCTTACTCGCTGGCGCAGCAACCAAAATGCATTATTTACCTTATGGCTTAGGTATTATTTTATTGTTTATCGGTACGAAAATGTTGTTGTTGGATGTGTTCCACATGCCGATCTGGATTTCCCTCAGCTTTATCATCTTGGTATTGAGTATTACGGCGTATCTATCGTTACGTCACAATAAACATCAAGCGGAATAA
- the guaD gene encoding guanine deaminase — protein MTLATPITVIRGRFLDIQKTVSQATEIADQVRYIEDGILITEQGKIRWFGTWDAAQDHLPTDVEIQHYPDQLIIPGMIDTHIHFPQTEMVGAYGEQLLSWLNTYTFPTEIQFKDQAYAEEIAKFFVQELLKNGTTTALVFCTVHPESVNALFEAAEQYQMRLIAGKVMMDRHAPEALCDTAESAYDDSKALIEKWHGQGRTLYAITPRFAPTSTPEQLEKAGQLKAEYPDVYVHTHLSENKDEIAWVKDLFPAQKGYLDVYHHYGLTGQRSVFAHCVHLEDAEWKCMHETNSAIAFCPTSNLFLGSGLFPLKKTWEQQVKVGLGTDIGAGTSFSLLQTVNEAYKVQQLQGDKLSAFESLYHATLGGAKALDLDDKLGNFNIGKEADFVVLNLQATALQQLRQSRSKSIDDSLFALFTIGDDRNIEATYIYGQKAYSAN, from the coding sequence ATGACGTTGGCTACTCCGATCACGGTTATTCGTGGTCGCTTCTTAGATATTCAAAAAACTGTTTCCCAAGCGACTGAAATCGCAGACCAAGTGCGATATATCGAAGATGGTATTCTGATCACTGAACAAGGCAAAATTCGTTGGTTTGGCACTTGGGATGCGGCTCAAGATCACCTACCTACAGATGTTGAGATTCAACATTATCCAGATCAATTGATCATTCCTGGGATGATTGACACCCACATCCACTTCCCACAAACAGAAATGGTCGGTGCCTACGGTGAACAATTACTCAGTTGGCTCAATACCTATACGTTCCCAACTGAAATCCAGTTCAAAGACCAAGCCTATGCCGAAGAAATTGCAAAATTCTTTGTGCAGGAATTGCTTAAAAATGGAACCACTACGGCACTGGTGTTTTGTACTGTTCATCCTGAGTCTGTGAATGCTTTATTTGAAGCCGCAGAACAGTACCAAATGCGTTTAATCGCAGGTAAAGTCATGATGGATCGTCATGCACCTGAAGCACTGTGCGACACTGCAGAGAGCGCCTACGATGATTCTAAGGCCCTGATCGAAAAGTGGCATGGCCAAGGCCGCACTTTATACGCCATTACACCTCGATTTGCACCAACCTCTACACCAGAACAGCTAGAAAAAGCAGGGCAACTCAAAGCAGAATATCCTGATGTCTATGTACATACTCATTTAAGTGAAAATAAAGATGAGATTGCATGGGTCAAAGATTTATTCCCAGCGCAAAAGGGCTATCTCGATGTCTATCATCACTATGGCTTAACAGGTCAGCGTTCGGTATTCGCGCATTGCGTACATTTAGAAGATGCAGAATGGAAATGCATGCATGAGACTAACTCTGCAATTGCCTTTTGCCCAACGTCTAACCTGTTCTTAGGTAGCGGCTTATTTCCACTAAAGAAAACATGGGAACAACAAGTCAAAGTTGGTTTGGGTACAGATATTGGGGCAGGGACTTCATTTAGCTTATTACAAACCGTCAATGAAGCCTATAAAGTGCAGCAGTTACAAGGTGATAAACTCTCTGCTTTTGAGTCGCTATATCATGCAACCTTAGGTGGTGCAAAAGCACTTGATCTCGATGATAAGCTCGGCAATTTCAATATCGGTAAAGAAGCTGATTTTGTCGTGCTGAATCTGCAAGCAACGGCTTTACAACAACTACGTCAGTCACGTTCTAAATCAATTGATGACAGCTTATTTGCGCTGTTTACTATAGGCGATGACCGTAATATCGAGGCAACCTATATCTATGGACAAAAAGCCTATAGCGCCAACTAG
- the hpt gene encoding hypoxanthine phosphoribosyltransferase, with translation MTVAMRVMISSEEIQAKVKELGEKINAHYAQSDKELVLIGLLRGSVIFMADLCRAIEKPHELDFMTVSSYVNGTTVSSRDVKILKDLDGQIRGKDVLVVEDIIDSGRTLSKVMEILQTRNPNSIELCTLVSKPSRREIDLDVRFLGFEVEDRFIVGYGLDFDQKYRHLPFIGEIGL, from the coding sequence ATGACTGTTGCGATGCGCGTAATGATTTCCAGTGAAGAGATCCAAGCCAAAGTGAAAGAGCTAGGTGAAAAAATCAATGCACACTATGCTCAAAGTGATAAAGAACTGGTATTGATTGGTTTACTGCGTGGCTCAGTTATCTTTATGGCAGATTTATGCCGTGCGATTGAAAAACCGCATGAACTCGATTTTATGACTGTTTCAAGCTATGTAAACGGTACAACCGTTTCTTCACGTGATGTCAAAATTTTAAAAGATCTTGATGGTCAAATCCGTGGTAAAGATGTTCTCGTTGTTGAAGATATTATTGATTCAGGACGGACATTAAGTAAAGTTATGGAAATTCTGCAAACCCGTAATCCTAACTCAATCGAGCTATGTACCTTAGTCAGCAAACCTTCACGCCGTGAGATTGATTTAGACGTCAGATTCTTAGGTTTTGAAGTTGAAGATCGATTTATTGTGGGCTATGGTCTCGATTTTGATCAAAAATATCGTCATCTTCCATTTATCGGTGAAATTGGTCTTTGA
- a CDS encoding GlsB/YeaQ/YmgE family stress response membrane protein gives MWSLIVAIVVGFFAGLIARALHPGDDKAGFIVTTLLGISGSLLATYGGRLLGLYGENSAAGFIASVIGAVIILFIYNLVIKKS, from the coding sequence ATGTGGTCTCTAATTGTAGCAATTGTCGTTGGTTTCTTTGCGGGTTTAATTGCGCGAGCGCTCCATCCAGGTGATGACAAAGCTGGCTTTATTGTTACCACTTTACTCGGTATTTCGGGTTCTTTATTGGCGACCTATGGCGGTCGATTACTTGGTTTATATGGTGAAAACTCTGCGGCTGGATTTATTGCATCTGTCATTGGTGCCGTGATTATTTTATTTATCTATAACCTTGTTATTAAGAAAAGCTAG
- a CDS encoding DsbC family protein: MLKKIGIFSLLSCVSMMSLANVETLKSNLNKNYPNIQVTNIQATEMKGLYSANLDNQIIYLDENAEHMFIGSMVRLKDQKNLTKDLVLKQNSIDWQKLPLQDAIKTVKGNGKRQLAIFSDPNCPYCKQLEAELDKLNDVTIYTFIYALKPQSIAVSKQVWCDANPSYAWKNLLQKNVQPKAKTCANPIDRNLALGRKLGVNGTPTLIFSNGLKMVGGRSAEDIQMIWKELGL; this comes from the coding sequence TTCTCATTATTGAGCTGTGTTTCTATGATGAGTTTAGCCAATGTGGAAACCTTAAAAAGTAATCTAAATAAAAACTATCCCAATATCCAAGTGACCAATATCCAAGCCACCGAAATGAAGGGTTTATATAGTGCAAATCTAGATAATCAAATCATCTACCTCGATGAAAATGCCGAGCATATGTTTATCGGTTCAATGGTGCGTTTAAAAGACCAAAAAAATCTCACAAAAGATTTAGTACTTAAGCAAAATTCAATTGATTGGCAAAAACTCCCTTTACAAGATGCAATTAAAACGGTCAAAGGTAATGGTAAACGTCAGCTCGCTATTTTTTCAGATCCAAACTGTCCGTACTGTAAGCAATTAGAAGCAGAACTGGATAAGCTCAATGATGTAACGATTTATACCTTTATCTATGCCTTAAAACCGCAATCTATCGCTGTTTCTAAGCAAGTTTGGTGCGATGCAAATCCATCCTATGCATGGAAAAATTTACTGCAAAAGAATGTTCAACCTAAAGCAAAAACCTGTGCCAATCCAATTGATCGAAACCTAGCTTTAGGACGTAAATTAGGTGTGAACGGGACCCCCACTTTAATTTTTTCAAATGGTTTAAAGATGGTAGGGGGACGTAGTGCTGAAGATATTCAAATGATTTGGAAGGAACTAGGACTATAA